In one Candidatus Neomarinimicrobiota bacterium genomic region, the following are encoded:
- a CDS encoding 30S ribosomal protein S18 codes for MAMSKKKICRFCETRNSYIDYKEPKMLRKFITDQGKIIPRRVSGMCAKHQREMTTAIKRARNISLIPYSFKSV; via the coding sequence ATGGCAATGTCAAAGAAGAAAATATGTAGATTTTGTGAAACACGTAACTCGTATATAGATTATAAAGAACCGAAAATGTTAAGAAAATTTATTACAGACCAGGGAAAGATCATCCCTCGCAGAGTGTCGGGAATGTGCGCAAAGCATCAGCGGGAGATGACTACGGCAATAAAAAGAGCGCGGAATATTTCCCTGATTCCGTATTCATTTAAATCAGTGTAG